From a region of the Sporosarcina ureilytica genome:
- a CDS encoding universal stress protein: MTLQYNQILVAVDGSKESEWAFKKAAAIAGRNDANLTLVNIIDTRSYAAVEAYDRSIAERAHNFATELLEEYKQKALDNGLSNVNVLVEYGSAKTMISRDLAPKIEADLIICGATGLNAVERFLIGSVSENIVRSAKCDVLVVRTPELDK, from the coding sequence ATGACATTACAATACAATCAAATTCTTGTTGCTGTGGATGGTTCGAAGGAATCAGAATGGGCTTTTAAAAAGGCAGCAGCCATTGCAGGTCGAAATGATGCAAATTTAACTTTAGTAAATATTATTGATACACGTTCTTATGCAGCGGTTGAAGCATATGATCGTTCAATTGCAGAACGTGCGCATAACTTTGCCACTGAGCTTCTTGAAGAGTATAAACAAAAAGCACTCGATAATGGTTTATCAAATGTAAACGTTCTTGTTGAGTATGGCTCGGCAAAAACAATGATTTCGAGAGACCTCGCACCTAAAATTGAGGCTGACTTAATTATTTGTGGTGCAACTGGTCTGAATGCTGTTGAACGCTTTTTAATCGGAAGCGTTTCAGAAAACATTGTTCGTTCGGCAAAATGTGACGTTCTTGTTGTTAGAACCCCTGAACTGGATAAATAA
- the ald gene encoding alanine dehydrogenase: protein MRIGVPKEILNNENRVAMTPAGVYTLVDAGHQVIIESGAGLGSSFTDEAYEEAGAQIVPTAKEVWEAEMVMKVKEPQATEYDYFREGLIIFTYFHLAHEPNLTRALLKNKVTAIAYETVQLPNGSLPLLAPMSEVAGRMAIQIGAQFLQKTNGGRGILLGGIPGVARGKVTIIGGGMAGTNAARIAVGLGAKVTIIDVSTDRLRQLEEIFGNDVQTLMSNPFNISKAVKDADLVVGAVLIPGAKAPKLVTEEMVKSMNPGSVLVDIAIDQGGIFETSNRITTHDDPIFTKHGVVHYAVANMPGAVPRVATEGLTNNTVPYALQIAQLGVKEALMKNEALQKGLNTFGGHVTYEAVAEAQNLEYLAAPVALEQ from the coding sequence ATGCGAATTGGTGTGCCTAAAGAAATTTTAAATAATGAAAATCGCGTTGCGATGACACCAGCAGGCGTGTATACGTTAGTAGATGCTGGCCATCAAGTCATCATTGAGTCGGGAGCTGGATTGGGTTCAAGCTTTACGGATGAGGCTTATGAAGAAGCTGGTGCACAAATCGTACCAACCGCCAAAGAAGTATGGGAAGCTGAAATGGTTATGAAAGTGAAGGAACCACAAGCGACAGAATACGATTATTTTCGAGAAGGCTTAATTATATTCACTTATTTCCACCTTGCGCATGAACCAAATTTAACTCGAGCTTTATTGAAAAATAAAGTGACGGCGATTGCTTATGAAACAGTGCAATTACCGAATGGTTCGTTACCACTTTTAGCACCAATGAGTGAAGTCGCTGGTCGAATGGCAATTCAAATCGGGGCTCAGTTTTTGCAAAAAACGAATGGCGGACGTGGTATTTTACTCGGAGGAATCCCTGGTGTAGCACGTGGGAAAGTGACGATTATCGGCGGAGGGATGGCTGGTACGAATGCAGCGCGCATTGCGGTTGGTTTAGGTGCGAAAGTGACGATTATTGACGTATCAACGGATCGCCTTCGTCAATTGGAAGAGATATTTGGCAATGATGTTCAAACGCTTATGTCTAATCCATTTAATATTTCAAAAGCTGTAAAAGATGCTGATTTAGTCGTCGGAGCAGTCCTTATTCCTGGCGCTAAAGCACCTAAGCTAGTAACGGAAGAAATGGTAAAATCGATGAATCCGGGTTCTGTCCTAGTCGATATTGCAATTGACCAAGGAGGCATATTCGAAACTTCTAATCGTATTACAACACATGACGATCCAATATTTACGAAGCATGGCGTGGTTCATTACGCAGTTGCGAATATGCCGGGAGCAGTGCCGCGTGTTGCGACGGAAGGCTTAACGAATAATACTGTGCCCTATGCATTGCAAATTGCCCAGTTAGGTGTGAAGGAAGCATTGATGAAAAATGAAGCTTTACAAAAGGGACTGAATACTTTTGGGGGGCATGTAACTTATGAAGCTGTCGCGGAAGCGCAAAATCTAGAGTATCTTGCCGCACCAGTCGCCTTAGAGCAATAA
- a CDS encoding M24 family metallopeptidase: MKKVNEIQRFLQEQQVDAAFITTPDNVFYLSGFASEPHERLLGVMVFKEAEPFVICPLMEVPDVKAAGWPYEAVGHADTEDAWDIVLNAVQKREISLNSIAIEKSHLTVERLERMEEIFDNVQFTNLDDQLNQMRVIKDEDELNNLRKAAELADYAVEVGCREIAEGKTELEVLMAIEFEMKKKGVQKMAFDTMVLSGPKTASPHGVPGDRKIQKGDFILFDLGVVYNGYCSDITRTVAFGEPSDEQRKIYETVKHAEQTAVDKVRPGVKAKELDKAARDVISEAGYGEYFTHRLGHGLGISVHEYPSVTGTNDLVMEEGMVFTIEPGIYHPDVTGVRIEDDVVVTADGVEVLTKFPKELQIIEA, encoded by the coding sequence TTGAAAAAAGTAAATGAAATCCAACGTTTTCTACAAGAACAGCAAGTAGATGCAGCATTTATTACAACGCCTGATAATGTATTTTACTTATCAGGTTTTGCAAGTGAACCACATGAACGCTTACTTGGTGTCATGGTATTTAAAGAAGCAGAACCATTTGTGATCTGTCCACTGATGGAAGTACCTGATGTGAAAGCGGCGGGCTGGCCATACGAAGCTGTTGGCCATGCGGATACAGAAGATGCTTGGGATATCGTTTTAAACGCGGTACAAAAGCGCGAGATATCCCTTAACTCGATTGCAATTGAAAAATCTCATTTAACAGTTGAACGTCTAGAACGTATGGAAGAAATTTTTGACAACGTTCAATTTACGAACTTGGATGACCAATTAAATCAGATGAGAGTTATTAAAGATGAAGATGAACTGAACAACTTACGTAAGGCAGCTGAATTGGCGGACTATGCTGTTGAAGTAGGGTGCAGAGAAATCGCGGAAGGTAAAACTGAGCTTGAAGTATTAATGGCGATTGAATTTGAAATGAAGAAAAAAGGCGTTCAAAAAATGGCGTTTGATACGATGGTTCTTTCAGGGCCTAAAACAGCATCCCCGCATGGTGTCCCTGGTGACCGTAAAATCCAAAAAGGCGATTTCATTTTATTTGACCTCGGGGTTGTCTACAATGGCTACTGCTCAGACATTACAAGAACGGTTGCCTTCGGAGAGCCTTCAGATGAACAGCGTAAAATTTACGAAACGGTGAAGCATGCCGAACAAACAGCGGTTGACAAAGTACGCCCAGGCGTTAAAGCTAAAGAGCTAGACAAAGCCGCGCGCGATGTCATTTCAGAAGCCGGCTACGGTGAGTATTTTACGCATCGTCTAGGTCACGGACTTGGAATTTCAGTGCATGAATATCCATCAGTCACAGGAACAAACGACCTTGTGATGGAAGAAGGCATGGTATTCACGATTGAACCAGGTATCTATCACCCAGACGTGACAGGTGTACGAATAGAAGACGATGTCGTTGTCACAGCAGATGGCGTTGAAGTTCTTACAAAGTTCCCAAAAGAATTACAAATCATCGAAGCGTAA
- a CDS encoding metal-dependent hydrolase yields the protein MKISYHGHSVVKIQTDNHTILIDPFITGNPLTDLVVENEKPDVILLTHGHNDHVGDTVEIAKSCNALVVAPNELAVYLGLQGLNTHGMNIGGAKEFDFGTVKFTKAFHSSSYQTEENEFIYTGMPSGILFTAEGKTIYHAGDTSLFGDMELIGKRHPLDVAFLPIGDNFTMGPEDAAYAVELLNPKLTIPVHYNTFPPIEQDPLKFKELVKNHEVKIMEAGEVFEC from the coding sequence ATGAAAATTTCTTATCATGGTCATTCAGTTGTTAAAATTCAAACGGATAATCATACAATATTAATTGACCCTTTTATTACGGGGAATCCATTAACGGATCTCGTAGTGGAGAATGAAAAGCCTGATGTAATTTTATTGACGCATGGTCATAATGATCATGTTGGCGATACGGTAGAAATAGCGAAGTCTTGTAATGCGCTTGTCGTAGCTCCAAATGAACTTGCAGTGTATTTAGGTTTACAAGGATTAAATACACATGGCATGAATATTGGCGGTGCTAAAGAATTTGACTTTGGCACAGTTAAATTTACGAAAGCGTTTCATAGTTCCTCTTATCAAACAGAGGAGAATGAATTTATTTATACGGGCATGCCGTCAGGGATCTTATTTACGGCAGAAGGGAAAACAATTTATCATGCGGGGGACACATCCCTGTTTGGGGATATGGAATTAATCGGGAAAAGACATCCGTTAGACGTAGCTTTCCTACCAATTGGGGATAACTTCACAATGGGACCTGAAGATGCAGCTTATGCAGTGGAACTATTGAATCCGAAACTTACGATTCCAGTCCATTACAATACATTTCCACCGATAGAACAGGATCCGTTAAAATTTAAAGAACTTGTGAAAAATCATGAAGTGAAAATCATGGAAGCTGGAGAAGTATTTGAATGTTGA
- a CDS encoding DRTGG domain-containing protein, translated as MATKHEQIIRYIKGLQVGEKISVRQVAKELSVSDGTAYRAIKEAENRKLVNTIERVGTIRIEKKKRESIERLTFAEVLNIVDGQVLGGRSGLHKTLTKFVIGAMQLGDMMRYVDAGSLLIVGNRMKAQETALLANAAVLITGGFDATDEAKKIADELELPIISTSYDTFTVATMLNRAIYDQMIEKEILLVADILTPMDQTIVLTVEDTIADFNMNNKETGHLGYPVTDLSGRLVGIVTSRDVIGKSGDEKIEKVMTRNPITVTENTSVASAAHSMIWEGIDLLPVVTDASKFTGVVSREDVLRAFQTAQRQPHQGETIDDIIKKQMDVATSDSQAIEFTVTPQLTNQYGTLSHGAMTTLLTETGNRAIKMRKRGEAVAENISMYMLQPVQLGAVVRVEPRILQMSRRFVKVDFDLNAGNELVAKAMVMYQLFEK; from the coding sequence ATGGCGACTAAACATGAACAAATTATTCGATATATAAAGGGGTTGCAGGTCGGTGAGAAAATATCTGTCCGACAAGTAGCTAAGGAGCTTTCGGTAAGTGATGGTACGGCTTATCGAGCAATTAAAGAAGCAGAAAATCGAAAGTTAGTCAATACGATTGAACGTGTTGGCACCATTCGAATTGAAAAGAAAAAAAGAGAAAGTATAGAAAGATTAACGTTTGCCGAAGTACTTAATATTGTTGACGGTCAAGTATTAGGTGGCCGCTCGGGCTTGCATAAAACATTAACGAAATTCGTTATTGGCGCGATGCAATTAGGAGATATGATGCGCTATGTTGACGCAGGCAGTCTGTTGATTGTTGGAAACCGGATGAAGGCGCAGGAAACAGCGTTACTTGCAAATGCGGCTGTATTAATTACTGGAGGTTTCGATGCAACGGACGAAGCGAAGAAAATAGCAGATGAATTGGAATTACCGATTATTTCAACGAGTTATGATACGTTTACAGTAGCAACGATGTTAAACCGGGCGATATATGACCAAATGATTGAAAAAGAAATCTTATTAGTGGCTGATATTTTGACGCCGATGGATCAAACAATTGTCTTAACAGTAGAAGATACAATTGCTGATTTTAATATGAATAATAAAGAAACTGGGCATTTAGGTTATCCAGTTACGGACCTTTCGGGCAGGTTAGTTGGCATTGTTACATCACGAGACGTCATAGGAAAATCGGGTGATGAGAAAATTGAAAAAGTGATGACACGCAATCCGATAACGGTAACCGAAAATACAAGTGTTGCCTCTGCAGCTCATAGTATGATTTGGGAAGGGATTGATCTCTTGCCAGTCGTCACTGATGCGAGTAAGTTTACTGGAGTTGTCAGTAGGGAAGATGTGCTAAGAGCCTTTCAAACTGCACAACGACAGCCTCATCAAGGGGAAACAATCGATGATATTATTAAAAAACAAATGGACGTTGCTACGAGTGATTCCCAGGCGATTGAATTTACAGTAACACCTCAATTAACGAACCAATATGGAACTTTATCGCATGGAGCGATGACTACGTTATTAACGGAAACAGGGAACAGAGCGATAAAAATGAGAAAACGTGGCGAGGCTGTTGCCGAAAACATTTCTATGTATATGTTACAACCCGTCCAACTTGGTGCTGTAGTACGAGTAGAACCAAGAATATTGCAAATGAGCAGACGTTTTGTGAAAGTGGATTTTGATTTAAACGCGGGCAATGAACTTGTTGCAAAAGCAATGGTGATGTACCAGTTATTTGAAAAATGA
- a CDS encoding YtpI family protein: MLFLVFLIIASVVFYLYFKMRQFRTTYMLPIRKKLFASMAGAALGLFLISFGLNQILLFNKLVIYIVSAVFILLGLYVLVYNFRAAKHYRQFIEEEAVLNEH, translated from the coding sequence ATGCTATTTTTAGTTTTTCTCATTATCGCTAGTGTTGTGTTTTACCTTTATTTTAAAATGAGACAATTTAGAACGACATATATGCTGCCTATACGGAAAAAGTTGTTCGCAAGTATGGCCGGCGCAGCTTTAGGTCTTTTTCTCATTTCTTTTGGGTTGAATCAGATTTTATTATTCAATAAGCTTGTCATCTATATTGTTTCAGCTGTTTTCATTTTGCTCGGTTTATATGTACTCGTTTACAATTTCCGTGCCGCTAAACATTATCGACAATTTATTGAAGAAGAGGCAGTACTTAACGAACACTGA
- a CDS encoding DHH family phosphoesterase, with amino-acid sequence MKKQIIDTIEKYDKIIILRHVRPDPDAYGSQMGLKEIILKNYPQKKVYAAGDHDDALTYLAVPEDISLEMYKDALIIVTDTGNTERIDGEYYTEGALLMKIDHHPDADPYGDVKWVDTSASSTSEMIIDLFEYGKAHYDWHMPDAAARLLFAGIVGDTGRFMYPSTTVKTFQRASELLKYNFDRTKLFTSMYEVNRNVLNLQGYLYQNFNMDEYGAAYIKIDREILKQFDVSPSEASQLVSSLGEVKGICAWVILIEEEDLIRVRLRSKETVINELAAEYGGGGHPLAAGASVYSWEEADELISKLQQLCR; translated from the coding sequence ATGAAAAAACAAATTATAGATACAATTGAAAAATACGATAAAATTATCATTCTTCGACATGTAAGACCTGATCCAGATGCTTACGGTTCGCAAATGGGCTTGAAGGAAATTATTTTGAAGAACTATCCGCAAAAAAAAGTGTATGCCGCTGGTGACCATGATGACGCATTAACTTATTTAGCAGTTCCAGAAGATATCAGCCTTGAAATGTATAAAGACGCCCTTATTATCGTAACCGATACTGGCAATACCGAAAGAATAGACGGAGAATATTATACAGAAGGCGCTTTACTTATGAAAATTGATCACCATCCTGATGCGGATCCATACGGTGATGTGAAATGGGTCGATACGAGTGCCAGTTCTACATCAGAAATGATTATAGATCTGTTTGAATATGGAAAAGCACATTATGATTGGCATATGCCAGATGCTGCTGCGCGTCTTCTATTTGCCGGTATTGTTGGCGATACGGGGAGATTTATGTATCCTAGTACGACAGTAAAAACATTTCAACGTGCGAGTGAACTACTAAAGTACAACTTTGATCGCACAAAACTTTTTACGAGTATGTATGAAGTAAACCGAAATGTATTAAACTTGCAAGGATATTTATATCAAAATTTCAATATGGATGAATACGGAGCGGCTTATATAAAGATTGACCGAGAAATATTAAAACAATTTGACGTAAGTCCGTCAGAGGCATCTCAACTCGTTAGTTCATTAGGTGAAGTAAAAGGAATCTGTGCTTGGGTAATTCTGATTGAAGAAGAGGACCTGATTCGGGTTCGACTGCGTTCAAAAGAAACGGTTATTAATGAACTGGCTGCTGAATATGGAGGCGGGGGTCATCCGCTTGCGGCGGGTGCATCCGTTTATTCATGGGAAGAAGCTGATGAACTAATTTCGAAACTACAACAATTATGTCGATAA
- the dnaE gene encoding DNA polymerase III subunit alpha, whose protein sequence is MELVYPQLVTGADLLRGINKLNYVAPLLSRRGATAAAIMNKKMYGVPSFYKTMNKYGIKPIIGLSVMVDVGEGQAVLVYVYAKTNDGYHNLLKMSSAISITAEETLPLHWLQAYSVGCIVLCPMTDASWDERRDDTTLNLIIQHNRGQETYVGISRSGGESHAEESHIETLAEATSLQVAAVYESRYVFKEDFFAFKAAQAIRSGEKINEVDDRLDAHQFAYLPEQHEIQEWFKDRPQWLETMQSLLLSCHVELKKNGFLMPKYPLPEGEDAASYLMKKCTEGLLERIETINPIYKERLDYELTMIQQMEFTDYFLIVEDFIRFATNAGILTGPGRGSSAGSLVAYALGITDVDPIKYGLIFERFLNPERVTMPDIDIDFADNRRFEVIEYVAEKYGKAHVAQIITFGTLSTRAVARNVGRVFGFTTEEMNYVAGLISSRSRMTLHKAYDESKELREWIQMEPIRRKWFETALTLEGLPRNASTHAAGVVLAPHPLVNTVPLQDGEDGLYLTQWPMGDVEESGLLKMDFLGLRNLTLLNRIRAMIRYEKGIYLNFEQIPLDDELTYSIFRNGDTTGVFQFESPGMRDTLRLIQPSRFEDIFAINALYRPGPMENIPSYQRRKNGQEPIRYMHPSLEPILSETYGIIVYQEQIMQIVVQVAGYTMGEADLLRRAISKKNRDVLNDERLKFTERAIANGIPKQSAIDIYELIVKFADYGFPKSHAVAYSLISYRLAYLKANEPAYFYAAYLTSLAGNHEKIIEVMREATARGIEFLAPSINESKFNFTVEKGAVRIGLRTIQGITANFYEQVKKARETSPKWKTMFDCAAALGGENFTEKTATQLIKAGAFDEFGQSRGVLLASVDAAISHALFIGPNEDDLLSSVMQSIANPKYTPSSEMPRMKMLEYEREVLGFYLSEHPAVEVKKMLNESFTDVIAIDEKRERSDVTMIGLVTEIKRIRTKKGESMAFVKLQDETGVISCTFFPRQYASFSVHLKEMNILYVDGTVERRRGTPQVIVQNMKVAVEAV, encoded by the coding sequence ATGGAACTTGTCTATCCGCAACTTGTAACAGGCGCAGATCTTTTGCGCGGAATTAATAAACTCAACTATGTAGCCCCACTTCTATCTAGGAGAGGGGCTACTGCCGCCGCGATTATGAATAAAAAAATGTATGGTGTCCCTTCTTTTTACAAAACGATGAATAAATACGGAATTAAACCAATTATAGGTCTTTCTGTCATGGTCGATGTAGGAGAAGGACAAGCTGTGTTAGTTTACGTCTATGCAAAAACAAACGATGGATATCACAATTTATTGAAAATGAGCAGTGCGATTTCAATTACAGCTGAAGAAACGTTGCCGTTACACTGGTTGCAAGCATACAGTGTAGGTTGTATTGTACTATGCCCAATGACAGATGCGTCGTGGGATGAAAGAAGAGATGATACTACGCTTAACTTAATTATCCAACATAATCGCGGACAAGAAACGTATGTGGGTATATCCCGATCGGGCGGCGAAAGTCATGCGGAAGAGTCTCATATTGAAACACTAGCAGAAGCAACTTCCCTACAAGTTGCTGCTGTTTATGAATCACGTTATGTGTTTAAGGAGGATTTTTTTGCATTTAAAGCGGCTCAAGCGATTCGTTCTGGAGAAAAGATAAATGAAGTGGACGACCGATTGGACGCTCACCAATTTGCTTATCTTCCTGAACAACATGAAATACAAGAATGGTTTAAAGATCGTCCGCAATGGCTTGAAACAATGCAATCGCTTCTCTTATCTTGCCATGTTGAATTGAAGAAAAATGGGTTTCTCATGCCCAAGTATCCTTTGCCGGAAGGTGAGGACGCCGCTTCTTATTTGATGAAAAAGTGTACGGAAGGATTATTAGAGCGTATAGAAACAATCAATCCTATATACAAAGAAAGACTTGATTACGAGTTAACGATGATTCAACAGATGGAATTCACAGACTATTTCCTAATTGTTGAGGATTTTATACGCTTTGCTACGAACGCAGGCATCTTAACAGGACCAGGTCGAGGTTCTTCAGCGGGATCGCTTGTCGCTTATGCGTTAGGAATTACAGATGTAGATCCTATAAAATACGGCCTAATATTTGAACGCTTTCTAAATCCAGAGCGTGTGACCATGCCAGATATCGATATTGATTTCGCTGATAATCGGCGTTTTGAAGTGATTGAGTATGTGGCCGAAAAATACGGGAAAGCTCATGTTGCACAAATTATTACATTCGGTACACTTTCTACTCGGGCGGTTGCTAGGAATGTGGGGAGAGTATTCGGATTTACAACAGAAGAAATGAATTATGTAGCCGGTTTAATTTCGAGTCGCTCTCGAATGACGTTACATAAAGCGTATGACGAATCCAAGGAATTACGTGAATGGATTCAAATGGAGCCAATTCGTAGAAAATGGTTTGAAACAGCTTTGACGTTGGAAGGTCTCCCGCGAAACGCATCTACACATGCTGCAGGGGTTGTATTAGCACCTCATCCCCTCGTGAATACTGTGCCTTTACAAGACGGCGAGGACGGGTTGTATTTAACGCAATGGCCAATGGGAGATGTAGAAGAAAGTGGGCTACTAAAAATGGACTTTCTTGGACTCCGAAACTTAACGTTGCTCAATCGGATTCGTGCAATGATTCGATACGAAAAAGGCATCTATTTGAATTTTGAACAAATCCCTTTAGACGATGAGTTGACCTATTCAATTTTTCGAAATGGGGATACAACAGGTGTTTTTCAATTTGAGTCACCAGGAATGAGAGACACGTTGAGGTTAATTCAGCCAAGCCGCTTTGAAGACATATTCGCGATAAATGCCTTATACCGGCCTGGCCCGATGGAAAATATCCCAAGTTATCAAAGACGAAAGAATGGTCAAGAACCAATCAGATATATGCATCCTTCCCTGGAACCGATATTAAGTGAAACATACGGAATTATCGTTTACCAGGAGCAAATTATGCAAATTGTGGTGCAAGTTGCTGGTTATACAATGGGAGAGGCGGATTTACTACGTAGAGCGATTAGTAAAAAGAATCGAGACGTGTTAAATGATGAACGATTAAAGTTTACGGAACGTGCGATAGCGAATGGTATCCCAAAACAAAGTGCCATTGACATTTATGAATTAATCGTAAAGTTTGCCGATTATGGATTTCCAAAAAGCCATGCCGTTGCTTATTCATTAATCTCTTACCGCCTTGCCTATTTAAAGGCGAACGAGCCTGCTTATTTTTATGCAGCATACCTCACGTCGTTAGCTGGAAATCACGAGAAAATCATTGAAGTGATGAGAGAGGCTACTGCACGTGGGATAGAATTTTTAGCACCATCGATTAACGAGAGTAAATTTAATTTCACAGTTGAAAAAGGAGCCGTTCGAATTGGGCTAAGAACAATTCAGGGGATTACGGCAAATTTTTATGAGCAAGTGAAAAAAGCAAGAGAAACATCACCGAAATGGAAGACGATGTTTGATTGTGCGGCAGCACTTGGCGGTGAAAACTTCACCGAAAAAACGGCAACGCAACTAATCAAAGCAGGAGCTTTTGATGAGTTTGGTCAGTCGAGGGGGGTTCTGTTAGCCTCTGTCGATGCCGCGATCTCACATGCTTTGTTTATCGGTCCAAATGAAGATGATTTACTATCCTCTGTGATGCAATCGATTGCCAATCCTAAATATACGCCAAGTAGTGAAATGCCACGGATGAAAATGTTGGAATATGAACGAGAGGTATTGGGTTTTTATTTATCGGAACACCCTGCCGTTGAAGTGAAAAAAATGTTGAATGAATCGTTTACGGATGTAATCGCCATTGATGAAAAGCGTGAGCGTTCCGATGTAACCATGATTGGGTTAGTTACTGAAATCAAAAGAATTCGGACAAAAAAAGGAGAATCGATGGCATTTGTCAAATTACAAGATGAGACAGGGGTAATTTCCTGTACATTCTTTCCGAGACAATATGCATCATTCAGTGTGCATTTAAAAGAGATGAATATTTTGTATGTAGACGGAACCGTCGAAAGACGAAGAGGCACACCTCAAGTGATTGTCCAGAATATGAAAGTTGCAGTAGAAGCAGTATAA
- a CDS encoding FadR/GntR family transcriptional regulator, which yields MESQKEHPKMYLEIVGELRNLIEEENIKTGGKLPSERVLAERMQVGRSTIREALRSLELLGVIETRRGEGTFLADFQKNQFVDVLSGFILQQSTSIQDVMETRRIHEIAAIQTVCKRSELRKLPVWESLLAKVEYDESMKRIDLIREMIVSTGNRLSLKIWMLLKQYSQVPYEIVMTPAEKNYVKELLVGLLAGDEAKTLKEYNNWISLVEGEREES from the coding sequence ATGGAAAGTCAAAAAGAGCATCCGAAAATGTACCTAGAAATTGTGGGTGAATTAAGAAATTTAATTGAAGAAGAAAACATTAAGACTGGTGGGAAACTTCCATCGGAACGCGTATTGGCTGAACGCATGCAAGTGGGTCGTTCAACTATCCGAGAAGCGTTGCGAAGTCTTGAATTATTAGGCGTTATTGAAACGAGACGAGGGGAAGGCACGTTTTTAGCTGACTTTCAAAAAAACCAATTTGTCGATGTGTTGTCTGGTTTTATTTTACAACAATCGACTTCAATTCAAGATGTAATGGAAACAAGAAGAATACATGAAATTGCTGCGATTCAAACTGTTTGTAAACGTTCGGAATTACGAAAACTTCCAGTCTGGGAGAGTTTATTAGCAAAAGTTGAATACGATGAAAGTATGAAAAGAATAGATTTAATACGAGAAATGATTGTATCAACAGGAAACCGTCTTTCATTGAAAATATGGATGTTATTAAAGCAATACAGTCAAGTTCCGTATGAAATAGTTATGACACCAGCTGAGAAGAATTACGTAAAAGAACTACTTGTTGGTTTATTAGCTGGCGACGAAGCAAAAACGCTTAAAGAATACAACAATTGGATAAGTTTAGTTGAAGGTGAAAGAGAGGAGTCATGA
- the accD gene encoding acetyl-CoA carboxylase, carboxyltransferase subunit beta, with protein MIREIFKRNRKQRETKIPSKQAKNDVPEGIMTKCPECKNIILTKDLIQMLKVCPTCDHHMRMTANERVQMLFDEGTFRSLDNHLKTENPLEFPGYTEKVEQDSVKTGLNEAVLTGVGEINGQQVAVAIMDSHFRMGSMGSVVGEKITRAVEKATELGVPILIFTASGGARMQEGVLSLMQMAKTSVALNRHADKGLLFVSIMTYPTTGGVSASFASVGDINLAEPKALIGFAGRRVIEQTVREKLPEDFQTAEFLLDHGQLDAVVHREDMKETLSKVIRLHVKEAK; from the coding sequence ATGATTCGTGAAATTTTTAAGAGAAATCGTAAACAAAGAGAAACCAAAATACCTTCCAAACAGGCAAAGAACGATGTGCCTGAAGGGATTATGACGAAATGTCCAGAATGTAAAAATATAATCTTAACAAAAGATTTAATACAAATGTTAAAAGTTTGTCCAACTTGTGATCATCATATGCGCATGACGGCAAATGAGCGTGTACAGATGTTATTTGATGAAGGGACTTTTCGTTCACTTGATAATCATTTGAAAACGGAAAACCCACTTGAATTCCCAGGTTATACTGAAAAAGTAGAACAAGATTCGGTGAAAACGGGGCTAAATGAGGCTGTTTTAACAGGTGTGGGTGAAATTAATGGACAACAAGTAGCTGTTGCGATAATGGATTCTCATTTTAGAATGGGTTCTATGGGTTCTGTCGTTGGTGAAAAAATTACCCGTGCTGTTGAGAAGGCAACTGAATTGGGCGTCCCAATCCTTATCTTTACAGCTAGTGGCGGGGCGAGAATGCAAGAAGGTGTTTTATCGCTGATGCAAATGGCGAAAACGAGTGTTGCACTTAATCGCCATGCCGATAAGGGACTATTATTCGTGTCGATCATGACTTATCCAACAACTGGTGGTGTATCGGCAAGTTTTGCTTCTGTAGGGGACATTAATCTTGCGGAACCGAAAGCACTTATTGGATTTGCTGGTAGACGTGTTATCGAACAGACGGTTAGAGAGAAACTGCCAGAAGATTTTCAAACAGCTGAGTTTCTTCTTGATCACGGTCAGCTTGACGCGGTCGTGCACCGTGAGGATATGAAGGAAACGTTATCAAAGGTTATCCGACTTCACGTAAAGGAGGCGAAATAA